The region CGCCTCCCGCACAGCATCAAGCCGTTGCTCCGGCCCTGATGCCATGCGCTGGCGCAGCCGCTGCTGCAACGCCAGACGGCCCTGCTCCGTTTGGGGAGCTGTCCAATCAGCCAGAGGATCTTCTACAGCGGTGTCTGGACTGGACGGTTCGATCACCAGCTCCAATTGGGCCCGGTTCAACTGAGCCACGCTGCTGGTATCCGTGCTGCTGAGCATGGCCTTGGCCGGCTTGCGGCGTAACCAGAGCACCACCGTCAGAAGAACGACAGCACCGGGGACGAGAACGTTCTGCATGCGGATTGAACTTTTATGTCGCCGTTGCGGCCCGAAAGAGACCGTCAGATCAGTGATCTATACGATAGCTGCGAAGCTTTTGGCCTCGACATGACTGGAGATTTCGCTGCTGCCTGGCTGCCTGCGATTTTCGTGCCCATTACCGGAATCGTTTTCCCTGCAGTGTTCATCGTCCTCGTCGGTCGAGTGATCACCGCCGCCGAGTGACCGCGGATTGCGGATCGTTTCCACCCCTCAGCATTCGACTTCCATGACCGTCACTCCCGTCTCTGACCCCTGCGTCGGCAACCTCGCCACCCCGGTCAACAGCGGCTATTTCATCAAGGGCCTGATCAACAACCTGCCCCTGTACCGCCCCGGCATCTCCCCCAACTTCCGTGGGCTGGAGACCGGCGCTGCCTTCGGCTATCTGCTGTACGGCCCCTTCACCATCTGCGGCCCCTTGCGTGCCACTGAGTATCAGCAGACCGCAGGTCTGCTGGCCGCCATCGGCGCGGTTCACATCCTCAGCCTGCTGTTGCTGCTGTACAACCAGCCCGGCAAGCAGCCCAACATCCCCCCCGCCGACGCCACTGTCGAGAACCCACCAGCTGATCTGTTCACCCGCACCGGCTGGGCCGATTTCACCAGTGGTTTCTGGCTGGGTGGTTGCGGCGGCGCCGTGTTCGCCTGGTTCCTCTGCAATACGGTTCACGTTCAAGACCTGTTCAAAATCGCAGCAGGAGTCTGGAGCGTCGGCTGATCAGGCCAAGCTCCCCAGCTCATGATCTTTAGGGACTATCCCGTCCAGTCCCAACGCTGACCCCCGGCTATCCCTTGTTGGAGCAGCCGGGGGTTTTTGACTGTCAGTATTCA is a window of Synechococcus sp. A15-24 DNA encoding:
- a CDS encoding photosystem I reaction center protein subunit XI; translated protein: MTVTPVSDPCVGNLATPVNSGYFIKGLINNLPLYRPGISPNFRGLETGAAFGYLLYGPFTICGPLRATEYQQTAGLLAAIGAVHILSLLLLLYNQPGKQPNIPPADATVENPPADLFTRTGWADFTSGFWLGGCGGAVFAWFLCNTVHVQDLFKIAAGVWSVG
- a CDS encoding photosystem I reaction center subunit VIII, which produces MTGDFAAAWLPAIFVPITGIVFPAVFIVLVGRVITAAE
- a CDS encoding HEAT repeat domain-containing protein encodes the protein MQNVLVPGAVVLLTVVLWLRRKPAKAMLSSTDTSSVAQLNRAQLELVIEPSSPDTAVEDPLADWTAPQTEQGRLALQQRLRQRMASGPEQRLDAVREAALWGHRSVLPLLKRALRDSDARVVEAAAEAMEPFRGAPRRETAQTVRSPRNVSRMR